In Arachis hypogaea cultivar Tifrunner chromosome 17, arahy.Tifrunner.gnm2.J5K5, whole genome shotgun sequence, a single window of DNA contains:
- the LOC112764459 gene encoding WRKY transcription factor WRKY24 isoform X1, whose protein sequence is MASSSGTLDTTSASNSYTNNFTFSTHPFMTTSFSELLASSAEDKPRASASAVGVPKFKSTPPPSLPLSPPPISPSSYFAIPPGLSPAELLDSPVLLNPSNILPSPTTGAFVAHNYNNWKNNNNNSGGNQQQVIIKEEEGKNHNFSNFSFQTQPSMFQSSSTATTKTQQQQPWGFQESNKKQENFSSSNTVMKTENTCSNQNNNGFQSDYNSNNNYQPQSQTLSRRSDDGYNWRKYGQKQVKGSENPRSYYKCTFPNCPTKKKVERSLDGQITEIVYKGTHNHPKPQNTRRNSSSSSNSAAFAIAPSNQMNNSEVTDHQSYTHGSGQMDSVATPENSSISVGDDDFEQSSQRCKSGGDDYDDDEPDAKRWKIEGENEGISGGGSRTVREPRVVVQTTSDIDILDDGYRWRKYGQKVVKGNPNPRSYYKCTHPGCPVRKHVERASHDLRAVITTYEGKHNHDVPAARGSGSHASVNRPMPNNHHNNASIAIRPLPSMTHHNNNNTNNTTSLQQGPEGQSPFTLEMLQNPSSYGFSSSGFGNPMGSYMPQQQQQQQQSDNVFSSRAKEEPRDDMFLESLLC, encoded by the exons ATGGCATCTTCTTCTGGTACCTTAGACACTACTTCTGCTTCCAATTCTTATACCAATAACTTCACTTTCTCAACACACCCATTCATGACCACTTCTTTCTCTGAACTCTTAGCTTCTTCCGCTGAAGACAAGCCTCgtgcttctgcttctgctgttGGTGTTCCTAAGTTCAAGTCTACACCACCACCATCTTTGCCTCTCTCTCCACCAcccatttctccttcttcttacttCGCTATTCCTCCTGGTTTGAGCCCTGCTGAACTTCTTGATTCCCCTGTTCTTCTTAATCCTTCTAac ATTTTGCCATCTCCAACAACGGGGGCATTTGTTGCACATAACTACAATAATtggaagaacaacaacaacaattctgGTGGGAACCAACAACAAGTTATCATCAAAGAGGAAGAAGGAAAGAACCACAATTTCTCAAACTTCTCTTTCCAAACCCAGCCATCTATGTTTCAATCCTCATCAACTGCCACAACTAAAACA cagcagcagcagccatGGGGATTTCAAGAATCCAACAAGAAACAGGAAAATTTCTCATCATCAAACACTGTGATGAAAACTGAGAACACTTGTTCCAACCAAAACAACAATGGGTTCCAATCAGattacaacagcaacaacaattaCCAGCCACAATCTCAGACTCTAAGCAGAAGATCAGATGATGGTTACAATTGGAGAAAATATGGTCAGAAACAAGTGAAAGGTAGTGAGAATCCAAGAAGTTACTATAAATGCACATTCCCAAATTGCCCAACAAAGAAGAAAGTTGAGAGATCCTTGGATGGACAAATCACAGAGATTGTTTATAAGGGTACTCATAATCACCCTAAGCCTCAGAATACTAGGAGaaactcttcatcttcttctaatTCTGCTGCGTTTGCAATTGCTCCCTCCAATCAAATGAACAACTCTGAGGTGACTGATCATCAATCTTATACACATGGTAGTGGACAAATGGATTCTGTTGCCACCCCTGagaactcctcaatttcagttgGGGATGATGATTTTGAACAAAGCTCTCAGAGGTGTAAATCAGGTGgagatgattatgatgatgatgaaccTGATGCCAAAAGATG GAAAATTGAAGGGGAAAATGAGGGAATATCAGGAGGTGGAAGTAGAACAGTGAGAGAACCAAGGGTTGTGGTTCAGACAACAAGTGACATAGATATCCTTGATGATGGCTACAGATGGAGGAAGTATGGCCAGAAAGTAGTTAAGGGCAATCCAAATCcaag GAGTTACTACAAGTGCACACACCCAGGTTGTCCAGTGAGGAAGCATGTAGAGAGAGCCTCACATGACCTGAGGGCAGTGATAACAACCTATGAAGGCAAACACAACCATGATGTCCCCGCTGCCCGCGGCAGCGGAAGCCATGCCTCTGTCAACAGACCAATGCCAAACAACCACCACAACAATGCAAGCATTGCAATTAGGCCTTTACCATCAATGAcacaccacaacaacaacaacactaacaACACTACTTCCCTTCAACAAGGGCCAGAAGGACAATCACCCTTCACACTTGAAATGCTTCAGAACCCTTCAAGCTATGGATTCTCATCTTCTGGGTTTGGGAATCCAATGGGTTCTTACATGcctcagcagcaacaacaacaacagcaatcTGACAATGTGTTTTCTTCCAGAGCCAAGGAGGAACCTAGGGATGACATGTTCCTTGAATCTCtgctatgctga
- the LOC112764459 gene encoding WRKY transcription factor WRKY24 isoform X2 — protein MASSSGTLDTTSASNSYTNNFTFSTHPFMTTSFSELLASSAEDKPRASASAVGVPKFKSTPPPSLPLSPPPISPSSYFAIPPGLSPAELLDSPVLLNPSNILPSPTTGAFVAHNYNNWKNNNNNSGGNQQQVIIKEEEGKNHNFSNFSFQTQPSMFQSSSTATTKTQQQPWGFQESNKKQENFSSSNTVMKTENTCSNQNNNGFQSDYNSNNNYQPQSQTLSRRSDDGYNWRKYGQKQVKGSENPRSYYKCTFPNCPTKKKVERSLDGQITEIVYKGTHNHPKPQNTRRNSSSSSNSAAFAIAPSNQMNNSEVTDHQSYTHGSGQMDSVATPENSSISVGDDDFEQSSQRCKSGGDDYDDDEPDAKRWKIEGENEGISGGGSRTVREPRVVVQTTSDIDILDDGYRWRKYGQKVVKGNPNPRSYYKCTHPGCPVRKHVERASHDLRAVITTYEGKHNHDVPAARGSGSHASVNRPMPNNHHNNASIAIRPLPSMTHHNNNNTNNTTSLQQGPEGQSPFTLEMLQNPSSYGFSSSGFGNPMGSYMPQQQQQQQQSDNVFSSRAKEEPRDDMFLESLLC, from the exons ATGGCATCTTCTTCTGGTACCTTAGACACTACTTCTGCTTCCAATTCTTATACCAATAACTTCACTTTCTCAACACACCCATTCATGACCACTTCTTTCTCTGAACTCTTAGCTTCTTCCGCTGAAGACAAGCCTCgtgcttctgcttctgctgttGGTGTTCCTAAGTTCAAGTCTACACCACCACCATCTTTGCCTCTCTCTCCACCAcccatttctccttcttcttacttCGCTATTCCTCCTGGTTTGAGCCCTGCTGAACTTCTTGATTCCCCTGTTCTTCTTAATCCTTCTAac ATTTTGCCATCTCCAACAACGGGGGCATTTGTTGCACATAACTACAATAATtggaagaacaacaacaacaattctgGTGGGAACCAACAACAAGTTATCATCAAAGAGGAAGAAGGAAAGAACCACAATTTCTCAAACTTCTCTTTCCAAACCCAGCCATCTATGTTTCAATCCTCATCAACTGCCACAACTAAAACA cagcagcagccatGGGGATTTCAAGAATCCAACAAGAAACAGGAAAATTTCTCATCATCAAACACTGTGATGAAAACTGAGAACACTTGTTCCAACCAAAACAACAATGGGTTCCAATCAGattacaacagcaacaacaattaCCAGCCACAATCTCAGACTCTAAGCAGAAGATCAGATGATGGTTACAATTGGAGAAAATATGGTCAGAAACAAGTGAAAGGTAGTGAGAATCCAAGAAGTTACTATAAATGCACATTCCCAAATTGCCCAACAAAGAAGAAAGTTGAGAGATCCTTGGATGGACAAATCACAGAGATTGTTTATAAGGGTACTCATAATCACCCTAAGCCTCAGAATACTAGGAGaaactcttcatcttcttctaatTCTGCTGCGTTTGCAATTGCTCCCTCCAATCAAATGAACAACTCTGAGGTGACTGATCATCAATCTTATACACATGGTAGTGGACAAATGGATTCTGTTGCCACCCCTGagaactcctcaatttcagttgGGGATGATGATTTTGAACAAAGCTCTCAGAGGTGTAAATCAGGTGgagatgattatgatgatgatgaaccTGATGCCAAAAGATG GAAAATTGAAGGGGAAAATGAGGGAATATCAGGAGGTGGAAGTAGAACAGTGAGAGAACCAAGGGTTGTGGTTCAGACAACAAGTGACATAGATATCCTTGATGATGGCTACAGATGGAGGAAGTATGGCCAGAAAGTAGTTAAGGGCAATCCAAATCcaag GAGTTACTACAAGTGCACACACCCAGGTTGTCCAGTGAGGAAGCATGTAGAGAGAGCCTCACATGACCTGAGGGCAGTGATAACAACCTATGAAGGCAAACACAACCATGATGTCCCCGCTGCCCGCGGCAGCGGAAGCCATGCCTCTGTCAACAGACCAATGCCAAACAACCACCACAACAATGCAAGCATTGCAATTAGGCCTTTACCATCAATGAcacaccacaacaacaacaacactaacaACACTACTTCCCTTCAACAAGGGCCAGAAGGACAATCACCCTTCACACTTGAAATGCTTCAGAACCCTTCAAGCTATGGATTCTCATCTTCTGGGTTTGGGAATCCAATGGGTTCTTACATGcctcagcagcaacaacaacaacagcaatcTGACAATGTGTTTTCTTCCAGAGCCAAGGAGGAACCTAGGGATGACATGTTCCTTGAATCTCtgctatgctga